One segment of Phosphitispora fastidiosa DNA contains the following:
- the spoIIE gene encoding stage II sporulation protein E: protein MGEKSGIYAYHRLRGRRSKSRVVLPAFSGQAAKQLLHQLFSMEACFLTVLSFFVGRAVIAGGLMPFPAALLAAGMTVLGDKGFLILIAAAAGLATVCSGYTLASTMISLVLLFIILSRTRAQFRQKWYGVPVLVAGLIVGVKVGVYSYFAPELYNYLVAIFEAVLAGCATFLLIKTLPVLQKGSNAGNLKKEELIGGAVLVVAFLTGMSELSFQGLQVKNVISRAMVLFAAYTGGSGFGAAMGTLAGMVPSITAEVAPGMVAVYSFSGLLAGMFRGFGRIGICIGFILGNVLLSIYLTDYAQLVTTFAETVLAAALFMAIPAKRLFALRSMVKNSLFSFNSKPSSEKRVKEIVAGKVRDYSRIFRELSTAFEEVSCDVRVYEENNLQTLFSGVASKVCKGCSLYRICWDAEFYKTYRNIMDMISHIEINGRLTEEHISPDVQKRCSRLKELAVTVNCLYETYRQAQVWQRKLTEGRDILARQLDGIATMMQNLANEVKIDIRMREDIEAILRTELAKAGYSILELNVMGEVSDQLEVSVTFPSCGGKAVCINNIRPIVSRILSQPLTVLNSNYCSKKTNEPVCEFKLVPMRAFSVEIGSAAVAKDSSMVSGDNYADFDLKDGKYALVISDGMGVGPKASIESKAAIALVEKLMEAGFDHSVAVKTANSILILGSPDETITTVDLASINLMSGVVEFIKIGAVPSFIKHGSQTGMIRCGNLPIGILSHIEIDTIQQQMNHDDILVMVSDGLLGSGGDQESETWVMDALQNIMTTDPQNIADLLLNKAILRSGGIVNDDMTVLVARLVSAHS, encoded by the coding sequence ATGGGTGAAAAATCAGGTATTTATGCTTACCACCGGTTAAGGGGACGAAGGTCAAAATCCAGGGTTGTCCTGCCCGCATTCTCCGGGCAGGCGGCAAAGCAGCTGCTGCACCAACTTTTTTCTATGGAAGCTTGCTTTTTAACGGTCCTTTCCTTTTTTGTTGGACGGGCTGTGATTGCCGGAGGGCTGATGCCATTCCCGGCGGCCCTGCTGGCTGCAGGCATGACTGTTCTGGGTGATAAGGGTTTTTTAATACTTATTGCCGCAGCGGCTGGTCTGGCGACAGTGTGTTCCGGGTATACACTGGCATCAACAATGATTAGTTTGGTTCTGTTGTTTATTATTCTCAGCCGGACCCGCGCTCAGTTCCGGCAAAAGTGGTATGGTGTGCCGGTCCTTGTCGCCGGATTGATTGTAGGTGTGAAGGTAGGGGTATATTCGTATTTTGCTCCTGAACTATATAATTATCTTGTGGCAATCTTCGAAGCGGTCCTGGCCGGATGTGCCACCTTTTTACTCATAAAAACTCTTCCTGTTTTACAAAAAGGCAGCAATGCAGGGAACCTGAAAAAAGAAGAGCTGATTGGCGGCGCTGTTCTGGTGGTTGCTTTTCTTACGGGGATGTCGGAACTGAGTTTTCAGGGGCTGCAAGTCAAGAATGTTATCTCCAGGGCGATGGTACTGTTTGCAGCCTATACGGGTGGCAGCGGTTTTGGGGCTGCCATGGGAACTTTGGCAGGCATGGTGCCCAGTATTACGGCTGAAGTAGCTCCGGGTATGGTGGCTGTGTATTCCTTTTCGGGTCTCTTGGCGGGAATGTTTCGCGGATTTGGCAGAATTGGCATTTGCATAGGATTTATCCTGGGAAATGTCCTCCTGTCTATTTACCTCACTGACTATGCGCAGCTTGTGACTACTTTTGCGGAAACGGTTCTGGCAGCCGCCCTTTTTATGGCAATTCCTGCAAAACGGCTGTTTGCCCTCAGATCAATGGTTAAAAACAGCCTGTTCAGCTTTAACTCCAAGCCTTCAAGTGAAAAAAGGGTTAAGGAAATTGTTGCCGGGAAGGTTCGGGATTATTCGCGGATATTCCGTGAGCTGTCCACTGCTTTTGAGGAGGTATCATGTGATGTCCGGGTTTATGAAGAGAACAACCTCCAGACCCTTTTCAGCGGTGTTGCCTCAAAGGTATGCAAGGGATGTTCACTTTACAGGATTTGCTGGGATGCGGAATTTTATAAAACGTATCGGAATATCATGGATATGATTTCCCATATTGAAATTAACGGTCGGCTTACTGAGGAACACATTTCGCCGGATGTGCAAAAGCGCTGTTCCCGGCTTAAGGAGCTTGCCGTCACTGTTAACTGTCTTTACGAGACGTACAGACAGGCCCAGGTGTGGCAGCGAAAACTTACTGAAGGGAGAGATATTCTGGCCAGACAGCTTGACGGAATCGCCACAATGATGCAAAATCTGGCCAATGAAGTTAAAATTGATATCAGAATGAGGGAAGATATAGAGGCGATTCTGCGAACCGAGCTGGCGAAAGCAGGGTACAGTATACTGGAACTGAATGTTATGGGGGAAGTAAGTGATCAGTTGGAGGTGAGTGTCACTTTCCCATCATGTGGGGGAAAAGCAGTATGTATTAACAATATCAGGCCAATTGTGTCGAGAATTTTATCACAGCCGCTGACAGTGCTTAATTCAAATTACTGCAGCAAAAAGACCAATGAACCTGTTTGTGAATTTAAGCTGGTTCCTATGAGGGCCTTCTCAGTTGAAATTGGTTCTGCGGCTGTTGCCAAAGACAGCAGCATGGTGTCGGGGGACAATTATGCTGATTTTGACCTGAAGGACGGTAAATATGCGCTGGTGATAAGTGACGGTATGGGGGTAGGGCCTAAGGCGTCAATAGAGAGCAAGGCCGCTATTGCTCTGGTGGAAAAACTTATGGAGGCAGGCTTCGACCACAGTGTGGCTGTAAAAACCGCTAATTCTATTCTTATTCTGGGTTCGCCTGATGAGACAATAACGACAGTGGACCTGGCATCTATTAATCTCATGAGCGGGGTGGTTGAATTTATCAAAATCGGTGCAGTTCCCAGTTTTATCAAACACGGCAGTCAGACAGGGATGATCAGGTGCGGTAATCTGCCGATTGGCATATTAAGCCACATTGAAATAGATACTATCCAGCAGCAAATGAATCATGATGATATACTCGTGATGGTGTCTGACGGACTCCTGGGCTCCGGCGGAGACCAGGAAAGTGAAACCTGGGTCATGGATGCCCTCCAGAACATCATGACAACAGACCCGCAGAATATTGCAGACCTCCTGCTGAACAAGGCTATCCTCAGGTCTGGAGGTATAGTTAATGACGATATGACTGTCCTGGTTGCCAGGCTGGTTTCAGCACATAGTTGA
- a CDS encoding protein kinase domain-containing protein, whose translation MSSNLRPFLKPGQVITGRWERNCYQAVRFLGSGGSGLVYLVRDKEARLRAMKISTDIVGISHEHRILIHLNNNCGLNDSNVVPRVYELDDFQLGPVVYHFLITEYFTGKSLGRLVGRTKCGRALAIGVQAIWFLSCLHKAGFIFGDLKPGNIILDGEHDEIHIIDYGSVSVKGHCLKQYTPGYDRASWQAGDRIADEGYDMFSLGMLLLSLVLGKQKQTGNHSLNEVISIAVKKIRDKTLRNLIVKCLKQEVGTCLESAESHEVISADMPGAEAGSEVGAFVNYVGAVSIISFMLSVAYYY comes from the coding sequence ATGTCTTCCAACTTAAGGCCTTTTCTAAAACCAGGCCAGGTTATCACAGGGCGCTGGGAAAGAAACTGCTATCAGGCAGTGCGTTTTCTTGGCAGCGGGGGAAGCGGGCTGGTATACCTTGTCAGGGATAAAGAGGCGCGGCTCAGGGCCATGAAGATTTCTACCGACATTGTCGGAATTAGTCATGAACACCGAATTTTGATTCATCTGAACAATAATTGTGGGCTGAATGACAGTAATGTGGTCCCCCGGGTTTATGAACTGGATGATTTTCAGCTGGGCCCAGTTGTATATCATTTTCTGATAACGGAATATTTTACAGGAAAGAGCCTTGGCAGATTAGTGGGGAGGACCAAATGCGGCCGCGCCCTGGCTATAGGGGTACAGGCAATCTGGTTCCTTAGCTGTCTCCACAAAGCGGGCTTTATATTTGGTGATCTAAAACCCGGAAATATTATCCTGGATGGAGAGCATGATGAAATACACATCATTGACTATGGCAGTGTCAGTGTGAAGGGACACTGTCTGAAACAATACACGCCGGGCTATGACCGGGCCAGCTGGCAGGCAGGAGACCGGATTGCTGATGAAGGGTATGACATGTTTTCTCTGGGGATGCTTCTCCTTTCATTGGTCCTGGGAAAGCAGAAACAGACAGGAAATCACAGTCTGAATGAAGTAATCTCAATTGCAGTAAAAAAAATCAGAGATAAAACACTGCGCAATCTAATCGTTAAATGTTTGAAACAGGAAGTCGGCACATGCCTTGAATCGGCAGAAAGCCATGAAGTTATTTCTGCTGACATGCCGGGAGCAGAGGCGGGTTCTGAGGTGGGGGCTTTTGTAAATTATGTTGGGGCAGTTAGTATTATCTCATTCATGTTGAGTGTTGCCTATTATTATTAG